The sequence ACGATTTTGGAAGAAACAGGTCATATTTCAATTTTAAATGATTTGGAACCAGAGGATACTGCCGAGGAAGTGGAATCTGCTCCAGAAAAAGAAACTGAAACGCAGGAAGCAACAAGCCAATCTTTGAAAGATTTAGGCTTGAAAGTAGAACCAAGTTATGACATCGAACAAGTGGCAACTGAAGTAGCTAACTACGTTCAAACCATTGTAGATGATATGGATGTTGAAGGGACGATTTCAAGTGACTACAATCGCCGCACCATCAATCTTCAAATTGACACGAATGAACCAGGCCGTATTATCGGCTATCACGGAAAAGTCTTGAAAGCTCTTCAACTATTGGCGCAAAATTACCTTTATAATCGCTATTCAAGAACTTTCTACATTACGATTAACGTCAATGATTATGTTGAACACCGTGCAGAAGTCTTGCAAACCTACGCTCAAAAATTAGCGAATCGCGTTTTGGAGGAAGGTCGTAGCCAGCAAACAGATCCAATGTCGAATAGCGAACGCAAGATTATCCATCGCATTATTTCACGCATGGATGGAGTGACCAGTTATTCTGAGGGTGATGAGCCAAATCGCTATGTTGTCGTAGATACAGAATAAACAAAATCAGGCTTGACCTGATTTTTTGCTAGAAAAAAGGAGAAAAGACCGATGATGGAAACCATCAGAAACTATCTATCTTACGCGGGGATCCAGTATCGTAATCCAGATAAGTCTGGAGATGAGCGAGAGAAGATGCTGGAATTGCGCCACAAAGGCCAGGAGGCTCGTAAGGCTTTTACAAATCTGGCCAAGGACTTCCAAGCAAGTCATCCAGAATGGCA comes from Streptococcus oralis and encodes:
- the jag gene encoding RNA-binding cell elongation regulator Jag/EloR, yielding MVLFTGSTVEEAIQKGLKELDIPRMKAHIKVVSKEKKGFLGLFGKKPAQVDIEAISETTVIKANQQAIKGVPKEVNEKNEPVKTVSEATVDLGHVVEAIKKIEEEGQGVSEEVKAEILKNEKHASTILEETGHISILNDLEPEDTAEEVESAPEKETETQEATSQSLKDLGLKVEPSYDIEQVATEVANYVQTIVDDMDVEGTISSDYNRRTINLQIDTNEPGRIIGYHGKVLKALQLLAQNYLYNRYSRTFYITINVNDYVEHRAEVLQTYAQKLANRVLEEGRSQQTDPMSNSERKIIHRIISRMDGVTSYSEGDEPNRYVVVDTE